One Myxococcales bacterium genomic region harbors:
- a CDS encoding macro domain-containing protein, with protein sequence MQVRLRQGSLTEGDEDVLVNASNTGLKLGSGVSAAIRRACGAEYQAYLDAELARCGELAQGDAIVTHAGAHPRAKAVIHVAVMDYRGGFTARSFPSIDVVTCGARRTWELAETLDLPHVRIAMVALGAGTGGLGVADSTQVACETLRDHLARTPDSRIAGVTFYGFTLVEHLAMAHVVSRFFPEALADLEPEAKALVASMSQT encoded by the coding sequence ATGCAGGTACGGCTCCGTCAGGGCTCGCTCACCGAGGGGGACGAGGACGTCCTCGTCAACGCGTCGAACACGGGCCTCAAGCTGGGGTCGGGGGTGTCGGCCGCCATCCGTCGCGCGTGCGGCGCCGAGTACCAGGCCTACCTCGATGCCGAGCTCGCGCGCTGCGGTGAGCTCGCTCAGGGCGACGCCATCGTGACCCACGCAGGGGCCCATCCACGCGCCAAGGCGGTCATTCACGTCGCGGTCATGGACTACCGCGGGGGCTTCACGGCGCGCTCGTTTCCCAGCATCGACGTCGTCACGTGTGGTGCGCGCCGCACCTGGGAGCTCGCCGAGACGCTCGACCTCCCACACGTGCGCATCGCCATGGTGGCCCTGGGCGCGGGCACGGGCGGCCTCGGCGTCGCCGACTCGACGCAGGTCGCCTGCGAGACCTTGCGGGACCACCTCGCGCGGACGCCCGACTCACGCATCGCTGGCGTCACGTTCTACGGCTTCACGTTGGTGGAGCACCTGGCCATGGCGCACGTGGTCTCTCGCTTCTTCCCCGAGGCCCTCGCGGACCTCGAGCCGGAGGCCAAGGCGCTCGTCGCGAGCATGAGCCAGACCTGA
- a CDS encoding alpha/beta fold hydrolase, which yields MKLSLVAMARLGLVASTFSLVACSGAIDPEGPAPTPSPSTTTEPTPAPPTPGPGPESIAWATCEVPGMRGDIEADCATVDMPAQRGKADSGTVPVAVYRLKAAKQPAKAQMWMLNGGPGGAGFGLGPYGELVAQTFTQSIDVYLIDHRGTGESDFLDCPKAYRTSQTTGDFMKKCSQEIRDSRGAKLDGYSTTESAHDVRELIDRTAGKDQKVYVYGGSYGSYWAHRLLQIPNVRVDAVITDGNCISSTCTFDTPQVFGVDETMGYVFDVCKDSTACAEKVGADPKAFVTQLVQKLKAGHCSAARISTVPLADVAHTIGAMWASGVMPTLYRLDRCNEGDVRVLNTLEQKLQEVSQRGPVKVPVLGPTPRPSQATDSSTALQLHVIASEMISRPAPSPASLEAKARGLLFSPGPDAYDITYFDTWQTYPRDGFMDGWMSRDVPWLMMQGTFDFQTVVSLSKTALPKIADPSLQYVTVDGGGHGVVFDSECSIAITEAFLANPKAKVDTSCLGEVRKKSLDIDARYTQYFMGVQNAWE from the coding sequence ATGAAGCTCTCTCTCGTCGCCATGGCGCGCCTCGGCCTCGTCGCCAGCACCTTCTCTCTCGTCGCGTGCAGCGGTGCCATCGACCCCGAAGGCCCCGCGCCGACGCCATCTCCCTCGACCACCACCGAGCCCACGCCCGCGCCACCCACGCCCGGGCCTGGCCCCGAGAGCATCGCGTGGGCCACGTGCGAGGTGCCGGGCATGCGCGGCGACATCGAGGCCGACTGCGCGACGGTGGACATGCCGGCCCAGCGCGGCAAAGCCGACAGCGGCACGGTGCCCGTCGCCGTCTATCGCCTCAAAGCCGCGAAGCAGCCCGCGAAGGCCCAGATGTGGATGCTGAACGGCGGCCCCGGCGGCGCAGGCTTCGGCCTCGGGCCCTACGGCGAGCTCGTCGCGCAGACCTTCACCCAATCCATCGACGTCTACCTCATCGACCATCGCGGCACGGGCGAGTCCGACTTTTTGGACTGCCCCAAGGCGTACCGCACGAGCCAAACCACGGGCGATTTCATGAAGAAATGCTCGCAAGAGATCCGTGACTCGCGCGGCGCGAAGCTCGACGGATACTCGACGACCGAGTCGGCCCACGACGTGCGCGAGCTCATCGACCGCACCGCCGGGAAGGACCAGAAGGTCTACGTGTACGGCGGCTCGTACGGCTCGTACTGGGCCCACAGGTTGCTCCAGATCCCCAACGTGAGGGTCGACGCCGTGATCACGGACGGCAACTGTATTTCGTCGACGTGCACGTTCGACACGCCCCAGGTCTTCGGGGTCGACGAGACGATGGGCTACGTCTTCGACGTGTGCAAAGACTCCACGGCGTGCGCCGAGAAGGTAGGCGCCGACCCGAAGGCGTTCGTGACGCAGCTCGTGCAGAAGCTCAAGGCCGGCCACTGTTCGGCCGCGCGCATCTCGACCGTCCCCTTGGCCGACGTCGCGCACACCATCGGGGCGATGTGGGCCTCGGGCGTCATGCCGACGCTCTACAGGCTCGATCGCTGCAACGAAGGCGACGTGCGCGTGCTGAACACGCTCGAGCAGAAGCTCCAAGAGGTCAGCCAGCGTGGGCCCGTGAAGGTGCCCGTGCTCGGGCCCACGCCGCGCCCGTCGCAGGCGACCGACTCGTCGACCGCGCTCCAGCTCCACGTCATCGCGAGCGAGATGATCTCGCGGCCCGCGCCGAGCCCCGCGAGCCTCGAGGCGAAGGCCCGTGGGCTCTTGTTCAGCCCCGGACCCGACGCATACGACATCACCTACTTCGACACCTGGCAGACCTACCCGCGCGACGGCTTCATGGACGGCTGGATGAGCCGCGACGTGCCGTGGCTCATGATGCAAGGCACGTTCGACTTCCAGACCGTGGTGTCCCTCTCGAAGACCGCGCTCCCGAAGATCGCCGATCCGAGCCTCCAGTACGTGACGGTGGACGGGGGTGGCCACGGCGTCGTGTTCGACAGCGAGTGCAGCATCGCCATCACGGAGGCGTTCCTCGCGAACCCGAAGGCCAAGGTCGACACCTCGTGCCTCGGGGAGGTCCGCAAGAAGTCCCTCGACATCGATGCACGATACACGCAGTACTTCATGGGCGTGCAAAACGCCTGGGAGTGA
- a CDS encoding cytochrome-c peroxidase: protein MRHDNLFRRAYRLTAAISAALAILTATACGDGRGDGDSSGDSDGNGDGDGDGRGGDGDSAVSTRALGALPANALDPADNPRTEAKVELGRLLFWDPVLSGDRDVACATCHHPDFAYADGRAMSVGVAGKGLGPARRPSPGTAHVTPRSSMTVLNSAFAGISASGALPDPREAPMFWDNRARSLETQAKGPIAHLDEMRGLAFDERTIIAEVEARLEAIPEYRARFTASFGAGPIAVDDVARAISAFERTLVDHDSSFDRFARGDTSAMNDSQRRGLAVLRSHGCTNCHSGPMFSDYALHRLGVPDLRGAPHDPGAGGDRFRTPTLRNVSRTGPYMHNGSLATLEDVFRFYDRVNRRLDPALEGVRGPQRGEVDDLRAFLGALSDGTFDRTIPESLPSGLEPGGSLR from the coding sequence ATGCGACATGACAACTTGTTTCGTAGGGCATACCGGCTGACTGCGGCGATCTCCGCAGCACTGGCCATACTCACCGCGACCGCGTGCGGTGACGGGCGCGGAGACGGAGACAGCAGCGGAGACAGCGACGGAAACGGCGACGGAGACGGAGACGGCCGAGGCGGCGATGGCGACTCGGCCGTCTCCACACGAGCGCTCGGAGCGCTCCCGGCGAACGCGCTCGATCCCGCGGACAACCCGCGGACGGAGGCGAAGGTCGAGCTCGGTCGCCTGCTCTTCTGGGATCCCGTCCTCTCGGGCGATCGGGACGTGGCGTGCGCGACCTGCCATCACCCCGACTTCGCCTATGCCGACGGCCGCGCGATGTCCGTCGGAGTCGCGGGGAAGGGGCTCGGCCCCGCGAGGCGCCCGAGCCCCGGCACGGCCCACGTGACGCCGCGGAGCTCGATGACCGTGCTGAACTCGGCCTTCGCGGGCATCTCGGCGAGCGGCGCGCTCCCCGATCCGCGCGAGGCGCCGATGTTCTGGGACAACCGCGCGCGCTCGCTCGAGACGCAGGCGAAGGGTCCCATCGCGCACCTCGACGAGATGCGTGGCCTCGCGTTCGACGAGCGGACCATCATCGCGGAGGTCGAGGCGCGCCTCGAGGCCATCCCCGAGTATCGGGCTCGGTTCACGGCGTCCTTCGGGGCAGGCCCGATCGCGGTGGACGACGTCGCTCGCGCCATCTCCGCGTTCGAGCGCACCCTCGTCGATCACGACAGCTCGTTCGACCGTTTTGCGCGGGGTGACACGAGCGCCATGAACGACTCGCAGAGACGGGGGCTGGCGGTGCTGCGCAGCCACGGCTGCACCAACTGCCACTCGGGCCCGATGTTCTCGGACTACGCGCTCCACCGCCTCGGCGTCCCCGACCTCCGCGGCGCGCCTCACGATCCCGGGGCAGGAGGGGACAGGTTCCGCACGCCCACGCTCCGCAACGTGTCGCGGACGGGCCCGTACATGCACAACGGCTCCCTCGCGACGCTCGAGGACGTCTTCCGCTTCTACGACCGCGTGAACCGCAGGCTCGATCCGGCGCTCGAAGGCGTGCGAGGGCCCCAACGCGGCGAGGTCGACGACCTCCGGGCGTTTCTCGGAGCGCTCAGCGACGGCACCTTCGATCGCACGATCCCGGAGTCGCTCCCGAGCGGCCTCGAGCCCGGCGGATCGCTGCGCTGA
- a CDS encoding class I SAM-dependent methyltransferase: MVDLRALARRVRGARAERAKERQLHYQEEKAQKLEDVEAITRELEEYAAHVRHTIERTAPLPEAPRVLDVGSGPHGLVFFLGYEGAIGVDPLAEEYARLFPEWQRRAETRACGGEALPFDDASFDLVISDNVIDHAERPEGILREIARVLRPGGVLYFTVNVHHRVYGLASAVYAGMKALGVPLEVGPFADHTVHLSPAEAKAMLAALPFDVLREDLPIAEALAAERRVPPRHPGDLLKRVLFKNVRYEVIAKRR, from the coding sequence ATGGTCGACCTCCGAGCCCTCGCCCGCCGCGTGCGCGGAGCCCGCGCCGAGCGCGCCAAAGAGCGCCAGCTCCACTACCAGGAGGAGAAGGCGCAGAAGCTCGAGGACGTCGAGGCCATCACACGCGAGCTCGAGGAGTACGCGGCCCACGTGCGCCACACCATCGAGCGGACCGCGCCCTTGCCCGAAGCGCCCCGCGTGCTCGACGTGGGCAGCGGCCCGCACGGGCTCGTGTTCTTCCTGGGGTACGAGGGCGCCATCGGTGTCGATCCGCTCGCCGAGGAGTACGCGCGGCTCTTCCCCGAATGGCAGCGCCGCGCCGAGACTCGCGCGTGCGGCGGCGAGGCGCTCCCATTCGACGACGCCTCGTTCGATCTCGTGATCTCGGACAACGTGATCGATCACGCCGAGCGGCCCGAAGGCATCCTCCGCGAGATCGCGCGCGTGTTGCGGCCGGGCGGGGTGCTCTACTTCACGGTGAACGTGCACCACCGCGTGTACGGGCTCGCGTCGGCCGTGTACGCGGGCATGAAGGCCCTCGGGGTGCCGCTCGAGGTGGGGCCCTTCGCCGACCACACCGTGCACCTCTCGCCGGCCGAGGCCAAGGCCATGCTCGCCGCGCTCCCGTTCGACGTGCTCCGCGAGGACCTCCCCATCGCCGAGGCCCTGGCCGCCGAGCGGCGCGTTCCGCCGCGCCACCCCGGAGATCTCCTGAAGCGCGTCCTCTTCAAGAACGTGCGCTACGAGGTCATCGCCAAGCGCCGCTGA
- a CDS encoding GNAT family N-acetyltransferase, translating to MDALLPLAPRHEDALAAIYRAAFAIEARAQIDLWWSRAERENVRVFVRDEVVVGGLIEVPMGVYAGGRSVSLFGLSGVAVAPEARGVGVGRAMLTAWLRSVRERSVATSALYASTRALYRGAGYEVAGTHAVGTVHLDALRGLGRRDGTFVPITPADHEPIARVYAAHARAFTGRMDRGPYLWGRVHAFRGTPNLGYVARGPSGPVAWVTLRQTEGADGFKKVHVEDHFAVDHDALLRLVGFLSTFGAMARELVIPGPTAIWDLLPEHRADVRLVEPWLLRVVDMERALTARGYPEGLAVRFALAVDDPLFPENGGPWSVEVREGSARVTRVPSAPTSISVRGLASLFTGYTSPSRLRLMGDLRGDSEGDARLGAAFAGNAPELGDFF from the coding sequence ATGGACGCCCTCCTCCCCCTCGCGCCCCGCCACGAGGACGCCCTCGCGGCCATCTACCGTGCGGCCTTCGCGATCGAGGCGCGCGCACAGATCGACCTCTGGTGGTCGCGCGCCGAGCGAGAAAACGTCCGCGTCTTCGTGCGCGACGAGGTGGTCGTGGGCGGGCTCATCGAGGTGCCCATGGGCGTCTACGCGGGAGGGCGCTCGGTGTCGCTCTTCGGGCTCTCGGGGGTCGCCGTGGCACCGGAGGCGCGCGGGGTCGGCGTGGGGCGCGCCATGCTCACCGCCTGGCTACGGAGCGTGCGCGAGCGATCGGTCGCCACCTCGGCGCTCTATGCGTCGACGCGCGCGCTCTACCGCGGCGCGGGGTACGAGGTCGCGGGCACGCACGCGGTGGGCACCGTGCACCTCGACGCGCTCCGAGGCCTCGGCCGGAGGGACGGCACCTTCGTCCCCATCACGCCCGCCGATCACGAGCCGATCGCGCGCGTCTACGCCGCCCACGCGCGCGCCTTCACCGGCCGCATGGACCGTGGGCCTTACCTCTGGGGGCGGGTCCACGCCTTCCGTGGCACGCCGAACCTAGGCTACGTCGCGCGCGGTCCGAGCGGGCCGGTCGCCTGGGTCACCCTCCGCCAGACCGAAGGCGCGGACGGCTTCAAGAAGGTCCATGTCGAGGATCACTTCGCCGTGGACCACGACGCGCTCCTTCGTCTCGTCGGGTTCTTGTCGACCTTCGGCGCGATGGCGCGCGAGCTCGTGATCCCGGGTCCGACTGCGATCTGGGACCTCTTGCCGGAGCACCGCGCCGACGTTCGCCTCGTCGAGCCGTGGCTGCTTCGAGTCGTCGACATGGAGCGGGCGCTCACGGCGCGCGGCTACCCCGAGGGCCTCGCCGTCCGCTTCGCGCTCGCGGTCGACGATCCGCTCTTCCCGGAGAACGGCGGCCCGTGGAGCGTCGAGGTGCGGGAGGGCTCGGCGCGCGTGACACGCGTCCCCTCCGCGCCCACGTCGATCTCGGTGCGGGGGCTCGCGTCCCTCTTCACGGGGTACACGAGCCCCTCGAGGCTCCGCCTCATGGGCGATCTCCGCGGCGACTCCGAGGGAGACGCCCGGCTCGGCGCGGCCTTCGCGGGGAACGCGCCCGAGCTCGGCGATTTCTTCTGA